The following nucleotide sequence is from Tardiphaga sp. 709.
AACTGTCGGACGGCAAGTTCGTCGCTCCCGGCCCCTATTATGGCGGTCGCGACATGGATATGGGCCTCTCGGCCTGTCTGCGTATCGACGATGTTCGCGTCATCATCAGCTCGCACAAGGCGCAGCTCGCCGACCAGTCGATGTATCGCTATGTCGGCATCGAGCCGACTGAGCAGAACATTCTCGTCAACAAGAGCTCGGTGCATTTCCGCGCGGACTTTGAGCCGATCGCCGGCAAGCTGCTGATCTGCGCCGCCCCCGGCGCGATGCCGGCGGATACGTCCGTGCTGCCCTGGAAACATCTGCGTCCGGGCATTCGGCTGAAGCCGAACGGCGCCCCCTTTACGCCCCAGACCTCATCACCTGCCCTCGTGCCGTGAACGGATAGATCCATGCCCACACTCGAACGTATCGACGCTTTCGCCGACGAACTCACCGCTATCCGCCGCGACCTGCACGCGCATCCGGAAATCGGCTTCGAGGAAGTCCGCACCTCTGGCATCGTTGCCGACAAGCTGACCTCCTGGGGCGTCGAAGTGCATCGCGGCTTGGGGGGCACCGGCGTCGTCGGCGTGCTGAAGGGCAAAGGCTCGGGTACGAAGCGCATCGGCCTGCGCGCCGACATGGACGCGCTGCCGATGGAAGAAAACACCAATCTCGCCTGGCGCTCGACCATTCCCGGCCGTTTTCACGGCTGCGGCCATGACGGCCACACCACCATGCTGCTCGGCACCGCACGCTATCTCGCCGAGACCCGCAATTTCGACGGCACCGTGCATTTCATCTTCCAGCCCGCCGAAGAAGGCCTCGGCGGTGCCCGCGCGATGATCAAGGAAGGTCTTTTCAAGCAGTTTCCCTGCGATGAAATCTATGGCCTGCACAACGCGCCGGACATGAATCACGGCGAAGTCGGCATCTTCCCAGGCCCCGCAATGGCTGCCGCCGACTTCTTCGACATCACCATCCGGGGCTATGGCGCGCATGGCGCAATGCCGGAGCGCTCGAAGGACCCTGTCGTGATCGCGATGTCGCTCGGTCAGGCGATGCAGTCGATCGTCAGCCGCAACGTCAATCCGTTCGAATCCGCGGTGCTGTCGATCACCCAGATCCATTCGGGCTCGGCCTATAACGTCATTCCGGATGACGCGAAGCTCTGCGGCACCGTGCGCTGTTTCTCCGAGAAGGTCCGGATGCAGATCCGCGAGCGGATGCACGCCTTGGCCGCCGGCATGGCGACGGCGTTCGATTGCGAAATCAAGGTCGATATCCGCGACGGCTTCAGTGTGCTGGTCAATCAGGAAGAACATTCCAAGGCTGTCGAGGACGTCGCCCGCACGATCGTTGGCGACGCCAATGTGATCACCCGCGCGAAGCCGAAAATGGGTTCCGAAGATTTCGCCGACATGCTGCATGCCGTGCCCGGCGCCTATTTCTGGGTCGGCCATGAAGGCTCGGTGCCGGTGCACAATCCCGGCTATTATCTCGACGATAAAATCCTGCCCATCGGCGCCAGCATGTTCGCCCGCATCGTCGAAACCCGGCTGCCGGTGTAACTTGTTGTCATTCCGGGGCGCGCGCATCTTCGCGCGCGAACCCGGAATCCAGTAGTAATGAAAACACATCGGGATTCCGGGTTCGCGCCGAGTGGCGCGCCCCCAGCCACTCCAAATTGGAGTGGCGGGAATGACCAGTGAACCAAAATAAAAACAGGGAAGAAACCATCATGGCCTATGAGACCATCCTCTACAGCGTCGAGGAACAGATCCTCACCATCACGCTGAACCGCCCCGAAAAGCTCAACGCCTATAACGCCACCATGCAGGCCGAGCTGATCGATGCCTTCGACAAAGCCGATGCGGACGACAATGTGCGCGCGATCATCGTGACCGGCGCCGGACGTGGCTTCTGCGCGGGTGCTGATCTCTCCTCGGGTGCTGACACCTTCGATCGCGACGCGCGGCGCGGCCCGGTGAAGCGGCTCGCCAGCGGCGATGTCGACTACAGCGATCCAATGGTGCGCGACGGCGGCGGTCAGGTGACACTGCGCATCTTCAAATGCCTCAAGCCGGTCATCGCCGCGGTGAACGGCCCGGCCGTCGGCATCGGCGCCACCATGCAGCTCGCGATGGACATCCGCATTGCCTCGGAAGCCGCACGCTTCGGCTTCGTGTTCTCCCAGCGCGGCATCGTGCCGGAAGCCGCCTCGAGCTGGTTCCTGCCGCGCCTCGTCGGCATCTCGCAGGCGCTGGAATGGTGCTACTCCGGCCGCGTCTTCCCGGCGCAGGAGGCCCTCGCCGGTCGCCTCGTCAGCAAGGTGGTCGCACCCGATGACCTGTTGCCGACCGCGCGTGCACTCGCCAAGACCTTCATCGACAAGACCGCCCCAGTCTCCGTCGCGCTGATCCGCCAGATGATGTGGCGCATGATGGGCGCCGACGATCCGATGGAAGCGCACAAGATCGACAGCCGCGGCATCTATGCGCGCGGTCGCTCGGAAGACGTCAAGGAAGGCGTCGTGGCCTTTCTCGAGAAACGCCCGGCCGCGTTCAAGAACAAAGTCAGCACGGACATGCCGAGCTACTTCCCCTGGTGGGACGAGCGCGACTACAAATAGGACGACGAATGAATCCGACGCCCTCTGGTCGTCCACTCGAGGGCGTCATTTTCCTGCACGGCATTAGCCGGTCGTTCCGATCTTTTATCAAGATGCAGCAGGCGGTCGAAGCCGCAGGCTTCGCCACGCGGAA
It contains:
- a CDS encoding M20 aminoacylase family protein, whose protein sequence is MPTLERIDAFADELTAIRRDLHAHPEIGFEEVRTSGIVADKLTSWGVEVHRGLGGTGVVGVLKGKGSGTKRIGLRADMDALPMEENTNLAWRSTIPGRFHGCGHDGHTTMLLGTARYLAETRNFDGTVHFIFQPAEEGLGGARAMIKEGLFKQFPCDEIYGLHNAPDMNHGEVGIFPGPAMAAADFFDITIRGYGAHGAMPERSKDPVVIAMSLGQAMQSIVSRNVNPFESAVLSITQIHSGSAYNVIPDDAKLCGTVRCFSEKVRMQIRERMHALAAGMATAFDCEIKVDIRDGFSVLVNQEEHSKAVEDVARTIVGDANVITRAKPKMGSEDFADMLHAVPGAYFWVGHEGSVPVHNPGYYLDDKILPIGASMFARIVETRLPV
- a CDS encoding crotonase/enoyl-CoA hydratase family protein, translated to MAYETILYSVEEQILTITLNRPEKLNAYNATMQAELIDAFDKADADDNVRAIIVTGAGRGFCAGADLSSGADTFDRDARRGPVKRLASGDVDYSDPMVRDGGGQVTLRIFKCLKPVIAAVNGPAVGIGATMQLAMDIRIASEAARFGFVFSQRGIVPEAASSWFLPRLVGISQALEWCYSGRVFPAQEALAGRLVSKVVAPDDLLPTARALAKTFIDKTAPVSVALIRQMMWRMMGADDPMEAHKIDSRGIYARGRSEDVKEGVVAFLEKRPAAFKNKVSTDMPSYFPWWDERDYK